One genomic segment of Garra rufa chromosome 13, GarRuf1.0, whole genome shotgun sequence includes these proteins:
- the akap12b gene encoding A-kinase anchor protein 12b isoform X2, with amino-acid sequence MLGTITLTVGQTDSITQKEESPETIEVHQEEVAPQINGEKEDNSANADEITTTEEKAVEEKQEEANEVGFKKIFRFVGFKFTLKKDKNEKTEPVQLLTVKEAEGGEDATSEEKKEEPATEEDKSVEDKSLETAEKEQEQEQEQEATTEEVTDKAEEPTDQTVDEAPSETEKVSEEVTEKSAEEVGTTSEKEPGAEVPTESPTSPPSQETQSPFKRFFTQGIFSNLRKKASFKKPKDEEQVKEKSAEEDIKETEETEGVTEGAEEAKVEAEEAKVDSEKEPAEGEQVEKPSEKVETEAEATIETTPTETEEPQDVKVEAEATSEAETLTQTETAEAPGAETAAEAQTTDDSKPSDKPEVSEAVTTEAEILSSQEKSKAQGSPLKKLFTGAGLKKLSSKKQKSKKEVESKQTESSEQVAETIQISSESAEPQKHDSGPSSPEESGEHVVGEVTQAEVAQAEVAQAVETDGEPVISDSEKKKDGILPWSSFKKLVTPKKRVKRPSESEDEAPGDKPKSSTLSSTESAVFDEKTDEPKPSEEVPSESKEESQAESKAEPKAEKSEPVAEEPKRKMDTSVSWEALICVGSAKKRARKTSDSDEEPKIEEEVQQSGEEQAKTTESPLVSSGEADHENLASSPEPEEELVSTWESFKRLVTHRKKPKAEEKSDEASGPEHTTSDSEAPKEESSFSLRKLIPRRKKKSDGKQEQISSDVGSAEDDSDTPAVVPLSEYDNEASAEVAVEAEEVKQESAPVTQAKASAEDRSPSWISTTVENVEDETEGKQLSDIPEEGDTAATPKSTDNTIAEDIVEFTSEAVTALEQVEETEMVSAVSRVTASPITSGETTPVPGDSLEKTDVVLQEAVETISVTTSAMAVTMTKEQEEVVAVTTETLVVESAIKEEKTVLVAHEKTEATTVCTDLDASEIKMMEEEILTQKPSVESVTVVSQVLVTELAVEDKTQEPEKASVTEVEVYEAQIRGGKTELKENAVEEKAQFEEIKETPEAETVTDLQEVAAVKVALINAVQQEPEILEEPVVAEKSPQVEAAGLAEPTVEESICAQTVEVTEVAVAEGEKVQELEDVKEAKATVEVASVEGVAIAVTEEVMATLPEVPASQTAGSTEDPIPVVASTEEFAVIKETVCVVSSTTETTDSHSADLAHETVMENVPVVVPTGDHKIQVVVNDAEVVSTQVFVEEKLEVTTTKVNVVVEKVIENVKEETEVIQTSQVTEAEIIEKQSSVIVQEVIQNVVENLAETHAEQKISEKTTEEVESCTTSVDVKSEEAPAVSGMIEEKSSTEVVSEDKAPLETCPEMPKSSDNDEQTRIVTEKPMKTVNDAILITETVQVSITDQVQPQSEEVATVSVEDVHQETEVTKSEVELKQAEEEKVSGTTESEEGKSQVESHPKEVPTEVQEETQPSEVSEAIPEEKMTETSQDQIVAEQCQMAQEVQIETAQEFNVGVINVINADDVPVQVTETNMKEESSEGQESEDKRQKDLEEPQMEDSTQDTTNQGESRDPDCQKTDAKNVPAKLETATEKTANASAVEEVENEIEPVSTEVVTVS; translated from the coding sequence TTGGCCAGACAGACAGCATCACCCAAAAAGAAGAGAGCCCTGAAACAATTGAGGTGCATCAGGAAGAGGTTGCTCCTCAGATTAATGGAGAGAAAGAAGACAATTCTGCAAATGCAGATGAAATTACAACCACAGAAGAGAAGGCAGTAGAGGAAAAACAAGAGGAGGCCAATGAGGTGGGCTTCAAGAAGATCTTCCGTTTTGTTGGATTCAAGTTCACACTGAAGAAAGACAAAAATGAGAAGACTGAGCCTGTGCAACTGCTGACAGTGAAGGAAGCAGAGGGTGGTGAAGATGCAACTTCCGAGGAGAAGAAAGAGGAACCTGCAACAGAGGAAGACAAATCTGTGGAAGACAAATCACTAGAAACTGCAGAAAAAGAGCAAGAGCAAGAGCAAGAGCAAGAAGCCACAACTGAAGAAGTGACTGATAAGGCAGAAGAACCAACAGACCAAACTGTAGATGAAGCCCCATCAGAGACTGAAAAGGTCAGTGAGGAGGTGACTGAAAAATCTGCTGAAGAAGTGGGGACAACATCAGAGAAAGAACCAGGGGCAGAAGTGCCAACTGAATCTCCTACAAGTCCACCCTCTCAAGAGACACAGAGTCCCTTTAAGAGATTTTTCACTCAGGGAATCTTTTCTAACCTGCGAAAGAAGGCAAGCTTCAAAAAGCCCAAAGATGAGGAGCAAGTCAAGGAAAAGTCTGCAGAGGAGGACATTAAGGAAACTGAGGAGACAGAAGGTGTTACTGAGGGTGCAGAGGAAGCTAAAGTGGAAGCAGAGGAAGCTAAAGTGGATTCAGAGAAAGAACCAGCTGAGGGCGAGCAGGTAGAGAAACCTTCTGAAAAGGTTGAAACTGAAGCTGAAGCGACAATTGAAACAACTCCCACTGAGACAGAAGAGCCACAAGATGTTAAAGTAGAAGCTGAGGCTACAAGTGAAGCTGAAACGCTGACTCAGACTGAGACTGCTGAAGCTCCAGGTGCTGAAACTGCTGCTGAAGCTCAAACCACCGATGATTCAAAACCAAGTGACAAGCCAGAAGTTTCAGAAGCGGTGACAACTGAAGCTGAAATCCTGTCATCTCAGGAGAAATCCAAGGCTCAGGGAAGCCCACTGAAGAAGCTGTTTACAGGAGCAGGGCTTAAAAAGCTGTCATCCAAAAAGCAGAAGAGTAAGAAAGAAGTGGAGTCAAAGCAAACAGAATCAAGTGAACAAGTTGCTGAAACCATCCAGATATCCAGTGAGTCAGCAGAGCCCCAGAAACATGACAGCGGACCATCTTCTCCAGAAGAATCTGGTGAGCATGTTGTAGGTGAGGTAACTCAAGCTGAGGTGGCTCAAGCCGAGGTGGCCCAAGCTGTGGAGACTGATGGTGAACCAGTCATTTCTGACAGTGAGAAGAAGAAAGATGGAATTTTACCTTGGTCCTCTTTCAAAAAACTAGTCACTCCAAAAAAACGTGTCAAGAGGCCCTCTGAGAGCGAAGATGAAGCACCTGGTGACAAACCCAAATCTTCTACTCTATCTTCAACTGAGAGTGCTGTCTTTGATGAGAAAACTGATGAGCCTAAACCTTCTGAAGAGGTGCCATCGGAGTCTAAAGAAGAGTCACAGGCAGAATCAAAGGCTGAGCCGAAAGCTGAGAAGTCTGAACCAGTTGCAGAAGAAccaaaaagaaaaatggatacaTCTGTATCCTGGGAAGCCCTTATTTGTGTGGGGTCAGCTAAAAAGAGGGCCAGAAAGACTTCTGATTCTGATGAAGAACCTAAGATTGAGGAAGAAGTGCAGCAGTCAGGAGAAGAGCAGGCAAAGACCACTGAGTCCCCTCTTGTAAGCTCTGGTGAAGCCGATCATGAGAATTTGGCTTCTTCACCTGAGCCAGAGGAAGAGCTTGTGTCTACCTGGGAGTCTTTCAAGAGACTGGTAACCCACAGAAAGAAACCTAAAGCAGAAGAGAAGTCTGATGAAGCCTCAGGTCCAGAGCACACAACCTCTGACAGTGAAGCCCCCAAAGAAGAATCCTCTTTCTCTTTGAGGAAATTGATTCCACGCAGGAAGAAGAAGTCTGATGGTAAGCAAGAGCAGATCTCTTCTGATGTCGGCTCTGCTGAGGATGATTCTGACACTCCAGCTGTGGTGCCTCTTTCAGAATATGACAATGAAGCATCTGCAGAAGTTGCAGTTGAGGCAGAGGAAGTGAAGCAAGAATCTGCACCAGTCACTCAGGCAAAAGCCTCAGCTGAGGATAGATCACCATCTTGGATCTCAACCACTGTGGAAAATGTTGAGGATGAAACAGAGGGAAAGCAATTGAGTGACATACCTGAAGAAGGAGACACAGCGGCCACACCCAAATCGACTGATAACACTATTGCAGAAGACATTGTCGAGTTTACATCAGAAGCAGTTACTGCCCTTGAACAAGTAGAGGAGACTGAAATGGTTTCTGCTGTTTCACGCGTTACAGCATCACCAATTACATCAGGCGAGACAACTCCTGTTCCAGGTGATAGTTTAGAGAAGACTGATGTAGTACTACAAGAAGCTGTGGAAACTATTAGTGTTACCACAAGTGCCATGGCTGTCACCATGACTAAAGAGCAGGAAGAAGTAGTTGCAGTCACCACTGAAACTCTTGTAGTCGAGTCAGCTATCAAGGAAGAGAAAACAGTCTTGGTTGCACATGAGAAAACAGAGGCAACTACTGTTTGCACTGACCTTGATGCTAGTGAAATAAAGATGATGGAAGAAGAAATCCTCACTCAGAAGCCTTCGGTAGAGTCTGTAACAGTTGTTAGCCAGGTGCTAGTCACAGAGTTGGCTGTTGAAGACAAAACACAGGAGCCTGAAAAGGCCAGTGTGACTGAGGTCGAGGTTTATGAGGCTCAGATAAGAGGAGGTAAGACAGAACTCAAAGAAAATGCGGTAGAGGAGAAAGCACAGTTTGAAGAGATAAAGGAGACACCTGAAGCTGAGACTGTGACTGATCTCCAAGAAGTAGCAGCAGTCAAAGTAGCGCTCATCAATGCTGTACAACAGGAACCAGAGATTCTTGAAGAGCCGGTGGTGGCAGAAAAATCACCTCAGGTTGAGGCTGCAGGTCTTGCTGAACCAACCGTTGAAGAGTCAATCTGTGCCCAAACTGTAGAAGTCACTGAAGTTGCTGTTGCTGAAGGTGAGAAAGTACAAGAACTGGAGGATGTTAAGGAAGCCAAAGCCACAGTTGAGGTAGCATCTGTGGAGGGAGTTGCCATAGCTGTAACAGAGGAGGTCATGGCAACCCTTCCAGAGGTGCCTGCTTCTCAAACAGCTGGGTCTACAGAAGATCCCATTCCTGTTGTAGCCTCCACTGAAGAATTTGCAGTCATCAAAGAGACTGTTTGTGTTGTAAGCTCAACAACTGAGACAACAGATTCCCATTCAGCAGACCTAGCTCATGAAACTGTTATGGAAAATGTTCCTGTTGTCGTTCCCACAGGTGACCACAAAATCCAGGTTGTAGTGAATGATGCTGAGGTTGTCTCTACTCAAGTATTTGTTGAGGAAAAGTTGGAAGTAACCACAACAAAAGTTAATGTTGTGGTTGAGAAAGTTATTGAGAATGTGAAAGAAGAAACTGAAGTGATCCAGACAAGCCAAGTGACAGAAGCAGAAATCATTGAGAAGCAGAGCAGTGTTATTGTGCAAGAGGTGATTCAAAATGTTGTAGAGAACCTTGCTGAGACACATGCAGAACAAAAAATATCTGAGAAGACTACAGAGGAGGTAGAAAGCTGTACCACATCAGTGGATGTCAAATCTGAAGAGGCCCCCGCGGTTTCTGGAATGATTGAGGAAAAATCTTCAACAGAAGTTGTTTCAGAGGACAAAGCTCCACTAGAAACATGCCCAGAGATGCCAAAATCATCTGACAATGATGAACAAACTCGCATTGTCACTGAGAAACCAATGAAAACAGTCAACGACGCCATCCTGATTACAGAAACAGTTCAGGTTTCTATTACAGATCAAGTCCAACCTCAAAGTGAGGAGGTTGCCACAGTCTCTGTGGAAGACGTGCATCAAGAAACAGAGGTAACAAAAAGTGAAGTCGAACTTAAGCAAGCAGAAGAGGAAAAGGTTAGTGGGACTACAGAAAGTGAAGAAGGAAAAAGTCAAGTTGAGTCACATCCCAAGGAAGTGCCAACAGAAGTCCAGGAAGAGACACAGCCTTCAGAGGTTTCAGAAGCCATACCAGAAGAAAAGATGACAGAAACAAGTCAAGACCAGATTGTGGCTGAGCAGTGTCAAATGGCACAGGAGGTACAGATCGAGACTGCACAGGAATTTAACGTTGGTGTCATAAATGTCATAAATGCAGATGATGTACCTGTTCAAGTCACTGAGACAAACATGAAAGAAGAAAGTTCAGAAGGTCAGGAATCAGAAGACAAGCGTCAAAAAGACTTGGAAGAACCTCAAATGGAGGATTCAACACAGGACACGACAAACCAGGGAGAGTCCAGAGATCCAGATTGTCAAAAGACAGATGCTAAAAATGTACCTGCCAAACTGGAGACTGCTACTGAGAAGACAGCAAATGCCAGTGCAGTGGAGGAGGTCGAGAATGAGATAGAGCCTGTCTCCACAGAGGTTGTCACAGTGTCATGA
- the akap12b gene encoding A-kinase anchor protein 12b isoform X1, with product MGATPSVQRDAKSPEDAPEDIGAELSDTQDGENVDGKPLQKNGQISISSLNGKTDDQTEYNGHSEENPPAEVGQTDSITQKEESPETIEVHQEEVAPQINGEKEDNSANADEITTTEEKAVEEKQEEANEVGFKKIFRFVGFKFTLKKDKNEKTEPVQLLTVKEAEGGEDATSEEKKEEPATEEDKSVEDKSLETAEKEQEQEQEQEATTEEVTDKAEEPTDQTVDEAPSETEKVSEEVTEKSAEEVGTTSEKEPGAEVPTESPTSPPSQETQSPFKRFFTQGIFSNLRKKASFKKPKDEEQVKEKSAEEDIKETEETEGVTEGAEEAKVEAEEAKVDSEKEPAEGEQVEKPSEKVETEAEATIETTPTETEEPQDVKVEAEATSEAETLTQTETAEAPGAETAAEAQTTDDSKPSDKPEVSEAVTTEAEILSSQEKSKAQGSPLKKLFTGAGLKKLSSKKQKSKKEVESKQTESSEQVAETIQISSESAEPQKHDSGPSSPEESGEHVVGEVTQAEVAQAEVAQAVETDGEPVISDSEKKKDGILPWSSFKKLVTPKKRVKRPSESEDEAPGDKPKSSTLSSTESAVFDEKTDEPKPSEEVPSESKEESQAESKAEPKAEKSEPVAEEPKRKMDTSVSWEALICVGSAKKRARKTSDSDEEPKIEEEVQQSGEEQAKTTESPLVSSGEADHENLASSPEPEEELVSTWESFKRLVTHRKKPKAEEKSDEASGPEHTTSDSEAPKEESSFSLRKLIPRRKKKSDGKQEQISSDVGSAEDDSDTPAVVPLSEYDNEASAEVAVEAEEVKQESAPVTQAKASAEDRSPSWISTTVENVEDETEGKQLSDIPEEGDTAATPKSTDNTIAEDIVEFTSEAVTALEQVEETEMVSAVSRVTASPITSGETTPVPGDSLEKTDVVLQEAVETISVTTSAMAVTMTKEQEEVVAVTTETLVVESAIKEEKTVLVAHEKTEATTVCTDLDASEIKMMEEEILTQKPSVESVTVVSQVLVTELAVEDKTQEPEKASVTEVEVYEAQIRGGKTELKENAVEEKAQFEEIKETPEAETVTDLQEVAAVKVALINAVQQEPEILEEPVVAEKSPQVEAAGLAEPTVEESICAQTVEVTEVAVAEGEKVQELEDVKEAKATVEVASVEGVAIAVTEEVMATLPEVPASQTAGSTEDPIPVVASTEEFAVIKETVCVVSSTTETTDSHSADLAHETVMENVPVVVPTGDHKIQVVVNDAEVVSTQVFVEEKLEVTTTKVNVVVEKVIENVKEETEVIQTSQVTEAEIIEKQSSVIVQEVIQNVVENLAETHAEQKISEKTTEEVESCTTSVDVKSEEAPAVSGMIEEKSSTEVVSEDKAPLETCPEMPKSSDNDEQTRIVTEKPMKTVNDAILITETVQVSITDQVQPQSEEVATVSVEDVHQETEVTKSEVELKQAEEEKVSGTTESEEGKSQVESHPKEVPTEVQEETQPSEVSEAIPEEKMTETSQDQIVAEQCQMAQEVQIETAQEFNVGVINVINADDVPVQVTETNMKEESSEGQESEDKRQKDLEEPQMEDSTQDTTNQGESRDPDCQKTDAKNVPAKLETATEKTANASAVEEVENEIEPVSTEVVTVS from the coding sequence TTGGCCAGACAGACAGCATCACCCAAAAAGAAGAGAGCCCTGAAACAATTGAGGTGCATCAGGAAGAGGTTGCTCCTCAGATTAATGGAGAGAAAGAAGACAATTCTGCAAATGCAGATGAAATTACAACCACAGAAGAGAAGGCAGTAGAGGAAAAACAAGAGGAGGCCAATGAGGTGGGCTTCAAGAAGATCTTCCGTTTTGTTGGATTCAAGTTCACACTGAAGAAAGACAAAAATGAGAAGACTGAGCCTGTGCAACTGCTGACAGTGAAGGAAGCAGAGGGTGGTGAAGATGCAACTTCCGAGGAGAAGAAAGAGGAACCTGCAACAGAGGAAGACAAATCTGTGGAAGACAAATCACTAGAAACTGCAGAAAAAGAGCAAGAGCAAGAGCAAGAGCAAGAAGCCACAACTGAAGAAGTGACTGATAAGGCAGAAGAACCAACAGACCAAACTGTAGATGAAGCCCCATCAGAGACTGAAAAGGTCAGTGAGGAGGTGACTGAAAAATCTGCTGAAGAAGTGGGGACAACATCAGAGAAAGAACCAGGGGCAGAAGTGCCAACTGAATCTCCTACAAGTCCACCCTCTCAAGAGACACAGAGTCCCTTTAAGAGATTTTTCACTCAGGGAATCTTTTCTAACCTGCGAAAGAAGGCAAGCTTCAAAAAGCCCAAAGATGAGGAGCAAGTCAAGGAAAAGTCTGCAGAGGAGGACATTAAGGAAACTGAGGAGACAGAAGGTGTTACTGAGGGTGCAGAGGAAGCTAAAGTGGAAGCAGAGGAAGCTAAAGTGGATTCAGAGAAAGAACCAGCTGAGGGCGAGCAGGTAGAGAAACCTTCTGAAAAGGTTGAAACTGAAGCTGAAGCGACAATTGAAACAACTCCCACTGAGACAGAAGAGCCACAAGATGTTAAAGTAGAAGCTGAGGCTACAAGTGAAGCTGAAACGCTGACTCAGACTGAGACTGCTGAAGCTCCAGGTGCTGAAACTGCTGCTGAAGCTCAAACCACCGATGATTCAAAACCAAGTGACAAGCCAGAAGTTTCAGAAGCGGTGACAACTGAAGCTGAAATCCTGTCATCTCAGGAGAAATCCAAGGCTCAGGGAAGCCCACTGAAGAAGCTGTTTACAGGAGCAGGGCTTAAAAAGCTGTCATCCAAAAAGCAGAAGAGTAAGAAAGAAGTGGAGTCAAAGCAAACAGAATCAAGTGAACAAGTTGCTGAAACCATCCAGATATCCAGTGAGTCAGCAGAGCCCCAGAAACATGACAGCGGACCATCTTCTCCAGAAGAATCTGGTGAGCATGTTGTAGGTGAGGTAACTCAAGCTGAGGTGGCTCAAGCCGAGGTGGCCCAAGCTGTGGAGACTGATGGTGAACCAGTCATTTCTGACAGTGAGAAGAAGAAAGATGGAATTTTACCTTGGTCCTCTTTCAAAAAACTAGTCACTCCAAAAAAACGTGTCAAGAGGCCCTCTGAGAGCGAAGATGAAGCACCTGGTGACAAACCCAAATCTTCTACTCTATCTTCAACTGAGAGTGCTGTCTTTGATGAGAAAACTGATGAGCCTAAACCTTCTGAAGAGGTGCCATCGGAGTCTAAAGAAGAGTCACAGGCAGAATCAAAGGCTGAGCCGAAAGCTGAGAAGTCTGAACCAGTTGCAGAAGAAccaaaaagaaaaatggatacaTCTGTATCCTGGGAAGCCCTTATTTGTGTGGGGTCAGCTAAAAAGAGGGCCAGAAAGACTTCTGATTCTGATGAAGAACCTAAGATTGAGGAAGAAGTGCAGCAGTCAGGAGAAGAGCAGGCAAAGACCACTGAGTCCCCTCTTGTAAGCTCTGGTGAAGCCGATCATGAGAATTTGGCTTCTTCACCTGAGCCAGAGGAAGAGCTTGTGTCTACCTGGGAGTCTTTCAAGAGACTGGTAACCCACAGAAAGAAACCTAAAGCAGAAGAGAAGTCTGATGAAGCCTCAGGTCCAGAGCACACAACCTCTGACAGTGAAGCCCCCAAAGAAGAATCCTCTTTCTCTTTGAGGAAATTGATTCCACGCAGGAAGAAGAAGTCTGATGGTAAGCAAGAGCAGATCTCTTCTGATGTCGGCTCTGCTGAGGATGATTCTGACACTCCAGCTGTGGTGCCTCTTTCAGAATATGACAATGAAGCATCTGCAGAAGTTGCAGTTGAGGCAGAGGAAGTGAAGCAAGAATCTGCACCAGTCACTCAGGCAAAAGCCTCAGCTGAGGATAGATCACCATCTTGGATCTCAACCACTGTGGAAAATGTTGAGGATGAAACAGAGGGAAAGCAATTGAGTGACATACCTGAAGAAGGAGACACAGCGGCCACACCCAAATCGACTGATAACACTATTGCAGAAGACATTGTCGAGTTTACATCAGAAGCAGTTACTGCCCTTGAACAAGTAGAGGAGACTGAAATGGTTTCTGCTGTTTCACGCGTTACAGCATCACCAATTACATCAGGCGAGACAACTCCTGTTCCAGGTGATAGTTTAGAGAAGACTGATGTAGTACTACAAGAAGCTGTGGAAACTATTAGTGTTACCACAAGTGCCATGGCTGTCACCATGACTAAAGAGCAGGAAGAAGTAGTTGCAGTCACCACTGAAACTCTTGTAGTCGAGTCAGCTATCAAGGAAGAGAAAACAGTCTTGGTTGCACATGAGAAAACAGAGGCAACTACTGTTTGCACTGACCTTGATGCTAGTGAAATAAAGATGATGGAAGAAGAAATCCTCACTCAGAAGCCTTCGGTAGAGTCTGTAACAGTTGTTAGCCAGGTGCTAGTCACAGAGTTGGCTGTTGAAGACAAAACACAGGAGCCTGAAAAGGCCAGTGTGACTGAGGTCGAGGTTTATGAGGCTCAGATAAGAGGAGGTAAGACAGAACTCAAAGAAAATGCGGTAGAGGAGAAAGCACAGTTTGAAGAGATAAAGGAGACACCTGAAGCTGAGACTGTGACTGATCTCCAAGAAGTAGCAGCAGTCAAAGTAGCGCTCATCAATGCTGTACAACAGGAACCAGAGATTCTTGAAGAGCCGGTGGTGGCAGAAAAATCACCTCAGGTTGAGGCTGCAGGTCTTGCTGAACCAACCGTTGAAGAGTCAATCTGTGCCCAAACTGTAGAAGTCACTGAAGTTGCTGTTGCTGAAGGTGAGAAAGTACAAGAACTGGAGGATGTTAAGGAAGCCAAAGCCACAGTTGAGGTAGCATCTGTGGAGGGAGTTGCCATAGCTGTAACAGAGGAGGTCATGGCAACCCTTCCAGAGGTGCCTGCTTCTCAAACAGCTGGGTCTACAGAAGATCCCATTCCTGTTGTAGCCTCCACTGAAGAATTTGCAGTCATCAAAGAGACTGTTTGTGTTGTAAGCTCAACAACTGAGACAACAGATTCCCATTCAGCAGACCTAGCTCATGAAACTGTTATGGAAAATGTTCCTGTTGTCGTTCCCACAGGTGACCACAAAATCCAGGTTGTAGTGAATGATGCTGAGGTTGTCTCTACTCAAGTATTTGTTGAGGAAAAGTTGGAAGTAACCACAACAAAAGTTAATGTTGTGGTTGAGAAAGTTATTGAGAATGTGAAAGAAGAAACTGAAGTGATCCAGACAAGCCAAGTGACAGAAGCAGAAATCATTGAGAAGCAGAGCAGTGTTATTGTGCAAGAGGTGATTCAAAATGTTGTAGAGAACCTTGCTGAGACACATGCAGAACAAAAAATATCTGAGAAGACTACAGAGGAGGTAGAAAGCTGTACCACATCAGTGGATGTCAAATCTGAAGAGGCCCCCGCGGTTTCTGGAATGATTGAGGAAAAATCTTCAACAGAAGTTGTTTCAGAGGACAAAGCTCCACTAGAAACATGCCCAGAGATGCCAAAATCATCTGACAATGATGAACAAACTCGCATTGTCACTGAGAAACCAATGAAAACAGTCAACGACGCCATCCTGATTACAGAAACAGTTCAGGTTTCTATTACAGATCAAGTCCAACCTCAAAGTGAGGAGGTTGCCACAGTCTCTGTGGAAGACGTGCATCAAGAAACAGAGGTAACAAAAAGTGAAGTCGAACTTAAGCAAGCAGAAGAGGAAAAGGTTAGTGGGACTACAGAAAGTGAAGAAGGAAAAAGTCAAGTTGAGTCACATCCCAAGGAAGTGCCAACAGAAGTCCAGGAAGAGACACAGCCTTCAGAGGTTTCAGAAGCCATACCAGAAGAAAAGATGACAGAAACAAGTCAAGACCAGATTGTGGCTGAGCAGTGTCAAATGGCACAGGAGGTACAGATCGAGACTGCACAGGAATTTAACGTTGGTGTCATAAATGTCATAAATGCAGATGATGTACCTGTTCAAGTCACTGAGACAAACATGAAAGAAGAAAGTTCAGAAGGTCAGGAATCAGAAGACAAGCGTCAAAAAGACTTGGAAGAACCTCAAATGGAGGATTCAACACAGGACACGACAAACCAGGGAGAGTCCAGAGATCCAGATTGTCAAAAGACAGATGCTAAAAATGTACCTGCCAAACTGGAGACTGCTACTGAGAAGACAGCAAATGCCAGTGCAGTGGAGGAGGTCGAGAATGAGATAGAGCCTGTCTCCACAGAGGTTGTCACAGTGTCATGA